A single Actinomycetes bacterium DNA region contains:
- a CDS encoding LPXTG cell wall anchor domain-containing protein, producing the protein TTGGTLAQTGSDATTLGLLAGLAAIGAGTGILVASRRRTN; encoded by the coding sequence CAACGACCGGCGGAACTCTCGCCCAAACGGGATCCGACGCCACCACACTAGGACTGCTCGCAGGCCTCGCCGCTATCGGCGCCGGCACCGGCATCCTGGTCGCGTCACGCCGTCGCACCAACTAA